The Agromyces mariniharenae sequence CACGGCTGCGGCGAGCAATGCGAACGGGAGCCAGGTGTTGACCGCGACCGGGTTCACCGCCGCAAGCACCGGTGCGCCGACTCCAGCGGCGATCAGCACCCAACGATCCACTGTTCGGAGGCCGGCCAGTCGCACGTACTCGACGATGCAGAGGACACTGACCGCAACGGCGACGATGACCGCACCGACGACGCCGATCGCCTCCGCTGCGCCGACGATCACCCCGATGACCGCCCAGGTCATCCACCGGAGTCGAATGGTCGACGTGCCGAAGACCAGCACCGGCAGTGCGGTGACCAGGAGCATGATGAGCCCGACGGTCGCAGAGACGCTCAGCCCGAGCCACGTCATGCGTCGACCAGCCGCAACCGGCGATGAGCCGCTCGAGCTCGGGTTGCAGCCGTCAACGTCGAGCCGGCGATGATCACGCCCGAGCCGACGCCGATCACCGCAGCGACGGGGAACCAGGTGAACGCGACCGACATGAGGAACACGGTGAGCGTGCGTTCCGTCTTCCCGAACGGTCCACCGTTGATCCTCGCTGCACCGGCAGCGGCCGCAGACAGCGAGATGAAGGTCGGCCACGATGCGGCGGTCGTCGCGACGAGGGCCACCAGCAGCGCAGGGACGGAGCCGGAGTGCCAGGCGAGGATGCTGAGGGCGGCCAACGGCAGGAGATCCGAGGCGCGGTCGCCGATCTCGTTGAGGACGAACCCGAAGGGGCGGCTGACACCTCTGGCGCGAGCCACGGCGCCATCCAGGTTCGCACCGGCGAGGCGTCCGACCAGTCCGATGAGCACCAGTGGCCACGATCCAACAAGCAGGCCACCGGCGGCCACGGCGGCGAAGGCCACGCCGATCGCCGTGAAGGCGTCGGGCGACCACCCGCGGTCGACGGCAACGGTCACGATCCTCCCGAGCTGCCGAGTGAACCACGGCTTCGCCGCATACAGGCCACGCATCACGACCACCACCAGATGACGAGGCCGAGCCCGACCGGGAACAGCGTCAGGCACACGGCCTGCACGGCGCCGAGGCACGGCTTCAAGTACCGGGACAGCAGGCCGCCCCCGATCCATCCGATGCAGCCGACGATCCCGATGCGAGCGAGCCGTGGAAGCATCGAGGAGGCGACCTCATGGAGTTCCATTCCGAGTGCCCCCGCGCTGTGGGCGTACACCTTGACCGGGATGCCGTTGAACATCTGGTGCGCGAACGCGTTCGACGGGTCGGTCGCGAGCTCGTACATCGCGGTCTCGTGCATCCGCGCCGTGGTCAACGGGGTGGGTGTATCCACACCGTGGGACACCAGCCACCACGTGGTGAGGATCCCGGCAGCGGAGGCTATGGCGGATGCCGCGATCAGCATCGGGCCCCGCCACGAGCGTCCGACCGTGCAGACGAGCAGCAGGAGCGGCATCTCCGCGACCAGCGGCCAGAAGATGCCTTCCGCGAACGCCCAGGCGGTGATCAGCGCCAACCCGGCTGTGGCGAACGCCATACGACGCACGCGAGTCCAAACTCGGCCTGGGCGCTGGGAGGCGGGCGCTTCGATGAGCTCGTCGATCGTTTCGGATGCCGCTGCGGCAGCCTCCTCCGCATGCCCGTTCTCAACGCTGAACGGTTCGCCCCAGCGCACCTCCACCGGTCGGCGCCGGATGAGCTTGCGTTCCGCCGGGAGCAGATCGCCGGCGCCGACCAAGCCGACGGGCAGGACCTTCGCCCCGGATGCCGCGGCGAGTTCGAACGCGCCGCGCTTGAACCCGGAGAGCTTCGCCGTGCGGCGACGGCTCCCCTCAGGGAACACGACGACGACGATTCCGGCTGCGACGGTCGGCGCGGCGGCGAGCAGGTCCTTCATGCCGTTCCGGTCGCGCCGGATGGGCCAGATGCCGACCAGCCATGTCGCGACGAGCTTGTTCCGGAGCGTGCCGAACCAGTAGTCGGCTGCGGCGACGAACCTGACCGGCCGGGACCGACCGAGCGTTGCGAGCAATACCGCCGTGTCGGCATGGGATGCATGGTTGGCGATGACGACGAGCGGCCCGTCGGGAACCGGTGGCTTGCGAGCGAGCGGGACCGGTTCGGCTGCGTCGGCCGGGATCGTCGTCACCCCGTCGGTGACGATCGAGAGGATCAGGCCCCACAGCTTCGATCGCCAGTACGACACGAGGCCGGAGCGACGAACCTGGCGTTCGGTCGGCGGTGCGGGGAGGTGGAGCGAGGCGGTGTCCAGCACGAGGTGACTTCCCGTCATCGTCAGCGAGCACGAATCGCGAGCGAGTGAGGTCAGACCGGCAGGCCACCGATGCGCGGCCGCGTCGAGACGTCGTGACGAGCGGCGCGCCGCTCCCGAGCCCGACCGATGGCGATGATGCCTGCTCCGAGCAGCAGGAACGCGAAGAGGATGCCACCGATGTACGTGAACGCCGAGCCGTATCCCGCAGTGTGCGGGTCGAGGAAGCCGTAGGGATACCACCACGAGGTGCTGCCGTCGGGGTTCACGACGCGTTCCCCTCTGACCATCGTGTAGATCGTCCAGGCGAGCGGGTAGGTCACGATGATGGCGAGCGAGGACCATGGGAGTCCACGGCGTTGGCCGGCGAACAAGAGGTCGAGCACGAAGTAGATCGGCAGCACGACGTGCAGCGTCTCGGTGGCCCACGAGTCCATGAAGGCGACCCAGCCGGGGTCCGTGGCGGCGATCGGCGCGGGGTCGCCGCGCAGCAGCAGGTTGAACACGATGCCGAGCAGGATCACCGGCCCGGTGACCGCCGCCATCGCCATGGCGATGGCGACCGGCTCGGGCGAGGGCCCGGGATGCCGCCGCATCCATCGCGCCGCGATCAGCAGCACGACCACGCTGAGGATCGACGACACGATCGTGAACAGGCTGAAGTAGTTCGCGAGCACGTCGCCGCGATTCTGCCCCTCGCGCATCGCGCGATCGATGTTGACCAGCAGCCCGGCGACAACGCCTGAGAGCGCGACCACCGCGGCAAAGACCCTGAACCATACCCAACGCATGAGAACCCCCCAGTTCGGTGCGACTGCGTTTCGATTGGGGATGTTGTAGTCCTCACTCGACGCGGCCGCCCGAAGATTGGCACGAGGATTGAGGAAATCTCGACGCGAGGGGCCGATGATTGTGAGAAGGCTCCAATCGCATGAACACAGGAGCATACGACCCGGCCACACGGCTCGATCACACAAGGGGATGATGGATCCATGCCCGCCAGCCACCGTCCCGGTCTTCGGGTCGACTCCCGACTCACGATCCCCGAGTCCGAACTGTCGTGGCGGTTCTCGCGGTCGTCGGGTCCCGGCGGGCAGGGTGTGAACACGGCCGACTCCCGAGTGGAGCTCGTGTGGGATGTGGCGGACTCGACCGTCCTCACGCCGCACCAGCGGGAGCGACTCCTCGAACGCCTGAGCGGTCGCATCGTCGACGGAGTTCTGACGATCGCGGCATCCGAGCACCGCGCGCAACTGCGCAATCGGGATGCCGCGCGCGCCCGGCTCGCAGCCGTCGTGGCCGACGCGCTGCGGCCGCCGTCACCGCCGCGACGCCCGACCAGGCCGAGTCGCGGTGCCGAGGAACGGCGCTTGGAAGCGAAGAAGCGACGTACCGACGTCAAGCGATTGCGTCGCCCACCTCAGGACTGACGACCCAGCAGATCCGTGAGTGCTCGTGGTTGATGCCGCACACGCGACCCTTCGGCGCACGGAACTGGCGCCGGGAGTAGTTCACCTGCTCGATGAAGCGCTAGAAGTCCCAGTCCTCGTCCTCGGTGTTGACCGCCTTGCCGATGACGTATGACGAGCCCGACCCCGAGAAGAAGTCGTGGTTCTCGTCGGCGTTCGGCGAGAGCGCCGAGAGGATCGCCGGGTTCACGTCGGTGACCGTCTTCGGGAACATCGGCTCGTAGCCGAGGTTCATCAGCGCCTTGTTCGCGTTGTAGTGGAGGAACTTCTTGACGTCTTCCGTCAGGCCGACGCCGTCGTAGAGGTCTTGGGTGTACTGCACCTCGTTGTCGTAGAGCTCGTAGAGCAGCGAGAACGTGTAGTCCTTGAGGTCGTCGCGCTTGGCCTGGTCGACCAGTTCGAGGCCCTTCTGGAACTTGTAGCCGATGTAATACCCGTGCACGGCCTCGTCGCGGATGATGAGGCGGATGAGGTCGGCCGTGTTGGTGAGCTTCGCCCTCGACGACCAGTACATGGGCAGGTAGAAGCCCGAGTAGAAGAGGAACGACTCGAGGAGCGTCGAGGCGACCTTGCGCTTCAGGGGCTCGTCGCCACGGTAGTACTCCATGACGATCGCGGCCTTCTTCTGCAGGTTCTCGTTCTCGACCGACCAGCGGAAGGCGTCGTCGATCTCCTTCGTCGAGCAGAGCGTCGAGAAGATCGAAGAATAGCTCTTCGCGTGCACCGACTCCATGAACGCGATGTTGGTGTACACCGCCTCCTCGTGCGGGGTCAGCGAGTCGGGGATCAGCGACACCGCGCCCACCGTGCCCTGGATCGTGTCGAGCAGGGTGAGCCCCGTGAACACGCGCATCGTGAGCTGCTGCTCCTCGGCGGTGAGCGTGTTCCACGACTGCACGTCGTTCGACAGCGGCACCTTCTCGGGCAGCCAGAAGTTGTTGACGAGGCGGTTCCAGACTTCGACGTCCTTGTCGTCCTGGATCTTGTTCCAGTTGATCGCGTTGACGTGGTCGACGAGCTTGACCTTGCCGCCGTGGGCGGGGTCGTTCTGGGCCGAGTTGACCGGGTCGGTGAGGGTCATGTCAGTTCCTTCTGAACGGATGTCTCGAGCGGATGTCGCGGGGTGTGCGGGTCAGAGCATGCAGCTGACGCAGCCGTCCACTTCCGTGCCCTCCAGCGCGAGCTGGCGGAGGCGGATGTAGTAGATCGTCTTGATGCCCTTCTTCCACGCGTAGATCTGCGCCTTGTTGATGTCGCGGGTCGTGGCGGTGTCCTTGAAGAAGAGCGTGAGCGAGAGGCCCTGGTCGACGTGCTGCGTCGCCGCGGCGTAGGTGTCGATGACCTTCTCGTAGCCGATCTCGTACGCGTCCTGGTAGTACTCGAGGTTGTCGTTCGTCATGAACGCCGCCGGGTAGTAGACGCGGCCGATCTTGCCTTCCTTGCGGATCTCGATCTTCGACGCGATCGGGTGGATCGACGCGGTCGAGTTGTTGATGTACGAGATCGAGCCGGTGGGCGGCACGGCCTGCAGGTTCTGGTTGTAGATCCCGTGCTCCTGGATGGAGGCCTTGAGGTCCAGCCAGTCCTGCTGCGTGGGGATGTGCACGCCGGCGTCGGCGAAGAGCTGCGTGACCTTGGCGGTCTCGGGGACCCACGCGGCATCCGTGTACTTGTCGAAGAACTCACCCGACGCGTACTTGGAGTCGCGGAAGCCGTCGAACGTCTCGCCGCGCTCGATGGCGATCTTGTTCGAGGCGCGCAGCGCGTGGAACAGCACCGTGTAGAAGTACATGTTCGTGAAGTCGATGCCCTCCTCGCTGCCGTAGAAGATGCGCTCGCGGGCGAGGTAGCCGTGCAGGTTCATCTGGCCCAGGCCGATGGCGTGCGACTTGTCGTTGCCGTCCTCGACGGAGCGCACCGACGAGATGTGGCTCTGGTTCGACACCGAGGTGAGGCCGCGGATCGCGGTCTCGACGGTGCGGCCGAAGTCGGGCGAGTCCATCGTGAGGGCGATGTTCAGCGAACCGAGGTTGCAGCTGATGTCCTTGCCGATGTTCGCGTAGCCGAGGTCCTCGTTGTAGGTGGTCGGCGTGTTGACCTGGAGGATCTCGGAGCACAGGTTCGACATGTTGATGCGGCCCTTGATGGGGTTCGCCTTGTTCACCGTGTCCTCGAACACGATGTAGGGGTATCCGCTCTCGAACTGGATCTCGGCGAGGGTCTGGAAGAATTCGCGCGCGTTGATCTTCGTCTTCTTGATGCGCGGGTCGTCGACCATGGCGCGGTAGTGCTCGGTGATCGGAACGTCGCCGAACGGCTTGCCGTAGACGCGCTCGACGTCGTAGGGCGAGAACAGGTACATGTCCTCGTTGTTCTTGGCGAGCTCGAAGGTGATGTCGGGCACGACGACGCCGAGGGACAGCGTCTTGATGCGGATCTTCTCGTCGGCGTTCTCGCGCTTGGTGTCGAGGAACCGCATGATGTCGGGGTGGTGCGCGCTGAGGTAGACCGCGCCGGCGCCCTGGCGGGCACCGAGCTGGTTGGCGTAACTGAACGAGTCCTCGAGGAGCTTCATGACGGGGATGATGCCCGACGACTGGTTCTCGATCTGCTTGATCGGGGCGCCCGACTCGCGGATGTTGCTGAGCAGCAGCGCCACGCCGCCGCCCCGCTTCGAGAGCTGCAGCGCCGAGTTGATCCCTCGCGCGATGGACTCCATGTTGTCTTCGATGCGCAGGAGGAAGCAGGAGACGAGCTCGCCGCGCTGGGCCTTGCCTGTGTTGAGGAACGTGGGGGTGGCCGGCTGGAAGCGGCCGCCGATGATCTCCTCCACCAGGTCGATCGCGAGCTGCTCGTCGCCCTGCGCGAGGCCGAGGGCGGTCATCACGACGCGGTCCTCGAAGCGCTCGAGGTAGCGCTTGCCGTCGAACGTCTTGAGCGTGTAGCTCGTGTAGTACTTGAACGCGCCGAGGAACGTCTCGAACCGGAACTTCTTCGAGTACGCGAGGTCGTTGAGCTTCTGGATGAACTCGAACGAGTACTGGTCGAGCACCTCCTGCTCGTAGTACTGCTTCTCGACGAGGTAGTCGAGGCGCTCCTTGAGGGAGTGGAAGAAGACGGTGTTCTGGTTGACGTGCTGCAGGAAGTACTCCCGCGCCGCCTCACGGTCCTTCTCGAACTGGATCTGCCCGTCGGCGCCGTAGAGGTTGAGCATCGCGTTCAGCGAGTGGTAGTCCATCGCGACGGTGGTGCGCGGAGCGTCCATGAGGGCTACGCCGTCTGCTGCTGCCGAGTTCGCCGCTGTGCTTGTTGTGACCAAAATGCGTCCAATCCCTCGTCGACGGCGCGAACGTCGTCTGGTGTTCCGAATACTTCGAATCGATACAGGTGGGGCACGCCCGTCTTCGCGGCGATGATGTCGCCGGCGAGGCCGTAGGCGTTCCCGAAGTTGGTGTTGCCGGCGCTGATGACGCCGCGCAGCAGCGCGCGGTTCTGCGGGTCGTTCAGGAACCTGATGACCTGCTTCGGCACAGCGCCCTTGCCGTCGCCACCGCCGTAGGTGGGGACGATGAGCACGAACGGCTCTTCAGCGTGCAGGGCGTCGTCGCGAGCGTGCAGCGGGATGCGGGCCGCGGGGCGGCCGAGCTTCTCGATGAAGCGCTTGGTGTTGCCCGAGACGCTGGAGAAGAAGACGAGATTCGTCATGATGCTTCCTTCGCCGCGTTCCCGTTGCTGTTCCGGTTCACTCCGCCAGCGCCGAGCTCACCGGCGGGCCTTACGCGAGCCGCGAGGCGAGTTCGGCGATCTTGTCGGGGCGGAAGCCCGACCAGTGGTCTTCGTCGGTGATGACGACCGGAGCCTGCAGGTAGCCGAGCTCCTTGACGTGCGCGAGCGCCTGCTCGTCTTCGGAGACGTCGAACACCTCGTACTCGATGCCCTTGCTGTCGAGGGCACGATACGTGGCATTGCACTGGACGCAGGAAGGCTTCGTGTAGACCGTGACCGTCATGGTTTCCCCTCGTTCTCTTCGTTTCTCGAGCTCCGGAGGAGCCCACCCCCGTACTGCTGATTTCGCTTCTTCAATACTACATCTTGTGTCTGCGGAACTGAACCGCCACAACATGCTGTAGTTACATCCGTGTAGTTTTCCACCGCGTTATCCACCGTTCATCCCCAACCGGATGTCCCGATGATCCGCGGATTCCCGCGGACCCGACCCCGGTTATCCACAGCCCACCCGCTTCGAAGAAATTCGCCTGTGGACGGATTCCCCGGCGTGTCGCCCTGCGCCCTCATCAGTGCAGCGCGACATCTTGGGGCCATCGGATGCCACTACCCCTACATATGGTGTTGTGTCTTTCATGCTGCCACCACCCACCGACATCGCCGCCGGCGCGGCGCGCGTGTCGCGCGGTCGCGGCATCCGTTCACCTTCCTTGCCCCGGAACGCCTCGGAGCGACCGAATGCAGGAAGAACCAGCCCCTCGTCGGTGAGTCGGGTCGTCCCTCGCGGAGCGTCGCCGGATTCTTCCTGCATTCCGTTCGCAGTCGGAGCCGCCGCTACGGTTGAGCGCATGCAGATCGCCACCGACGCCTTCGCGCGCGCCGACCGCCTGTCGCCGCGGCGCCGCGACGGCCTCCCCCGCCGGCGCCGGCCGTCCTACCGCCTGCTCACGGTCGTGCCCGTGCTCGGCGTGATGGCCATCCTGCTCCTCGCGACGGGCGCCGACCCCGCCGCGCTCTCCATCCTGGCGGTCGTCGCGACGCTCTTCGTCGGCGGCTGGTTCGTGTCCGCCGCCGTCTCGGCGTCGGGCGGGCGCACGCGCTATGCCGCCCTGCGCGAGGAGGTCGGTCGCGAGGGCGTCGCCGTCAGGAGCACGACCTGGGTCGAGGACGGGCGGCCGGTCGCGGCATCCGAGCGCGACGACGGACGCAAGCCGGGCCGGCACCACCAGATGCTCTCGTTCACGGAGGCGGGCATCGAGCTCCGCGAGCGACCGGTCGGCGGCCGGCGCGGTGCCACGCTCCTCCACTACGCGGCGATCGACCACGTAGAGGTCGGCACCGCGACGTTCAGCGACTGGACCGAGCGCGCCGTCCTCATCGCCGGTCGCATCGACGGACGGCACGTCGAGCTCGGCATCGTTCCGGTCGTCGAGTCCTCGGTGCTGCTCACGCCGGTGAGGGATGCCGCGTACCGCGCGCTCCTCGAGCGGATCATCGCGAGCGCGCGATCGGGTCGTGCGCCCGAGGAGCTGCTCGATCGCGCAACCGGGTGACGCCGCGGGCCCGCGCCGCTAGCCTGACGGGCACACGGAAGGATCAGCGATGACCGACTACGTGACCTCGGCCGACGGCACGCGCATCGGATTCGACCGGGTGGGATCCGGCCCGCCGGTGGTGCTCGTCGGCGGCGCGATGCAGTTCCGCGCCTTCGACCCCACGACGACCGAGATGGCCGGGCACCTCGCGCGCCACGGATTCGAGGTCGTGAACTACGACCGGCGCGGCCGCGGCGACAGCCCCGCCGAGGCGCCGATCACGCTCGCGCAGACGCTCGACGACCTGCGCGCCCTCATCGACGAGCTCACCGAGGGCGCCGACGACGCCGTCGCCCTGTTCGGCAACTCGTCGGGTGCGAGCATCGCCCTCGCCGCGGCGGCGGCCGGACTGCCCGTGTCGAAGCTCGTCTTCTTCGAAGCTCCGCTCGACGCGGAGCTCGGACACGAGGGCGCCGTGTTCCTCGACGAGCTCCGCGAGCGCATCGCGGCGGGCGACCGCACCGGCACCCTCGAGGTCTACATGGCCGACATGCCGCCCGAGTGGATCGAGGGCGCGAAGCAGAGCGAGGCCTGGACGACCATGCTCGCGATCGCGCCGAGCCTCGAGCCCGACGCCGAATCGCTCGCGTGGACGCAGACGGCACCCCGCCGCGAGCTCTGGGCGGGCATCACGCAGCCGACCCTCGCGCTCGTCGGCACCGAGACGATGGACTTCATGGATGCCGCGGCCGACTCGCTCGTCGCGAACCTCCCCCATGCCCAGAAGCGCGCGATCGAGGCATCCGATCACCGCTGGGAGCCGCGCACGCTCGCGCTCGTGATCGCAGAGTTCCTCGTCGGCTGAGTTGCCCGCGGGCGACGGTCCACCGGAATCCCGTTCGCGCGGTGGAATCCCCGCCGGCCGGGATTCCGGCGCGCGAACGGGATTCCACCGCGAGCTGAGCGGATGCCGCGACGCGCGACCAGCCGCCCTACGACCCGACCGCGACCCGATCGTGGATCGGCGCTCCCGTGCTCGCGCGCACCACGAGTTCGGGCAGTGTCGGCGTCGGCATGAGCCGGTCGTCGTCGCCGAGCACGGCGAGCACGCCCGCCATGGCGTCGCGGCCGAGCGCGTCGAAGTCCTGGCGCACGGTCGTGAGCGGCGGCGCGAAGTACGCGGCCTCGGGGATGTCGTCGAAGCCCACGACGCTGACGTCGTGCGGCACCGATCGGCCGGCCTCGGCGAGCGCGTGCATCACGCCGAGCGCCATCTGGTCGTTCGCGACGAACACGGCGGTCGCCTCGAGATCGCGGGCGAGGGCGCGTCCGTGCACGTAGCCGCTGCCGGGCGACCAGTCGCCGGCGAGGGGCTCGCGGGCCGGCAGCCCGTGCTCGCCGAGGGCGGCCGACCAGCCGCGGATCCGCTCGGCCGCGTCCATCGCGGCGGACGGCCCGCTGACATGCCGGATCTCGCGGTGGCCGAGGCCGATGAGGTGCTCGACCGCGAGGCGCGCGCCGCCGTACTGGTCGAGCCAGACGCGGTGCATGCCGCCGCGGTCTTCGGAGGCCACGGCGATGATCGGCACCCCGAGCTCGACGCCGTCGAGCGCGTCGAGCGCGGCACGCTGCGCGGCGATGAGCACGATGGCCTCGACGTTCTGGCGCACGAGGAGCTCGGCCGCGGAGCGCAGGCTCGGGGCATCCGTCTCGAGCATGCTCGCCGTGATGACCGAGTACCGGGCGTCGCGCGCGGCCTCGTTGAAGTGCAGCGCCGTCGATGAGGGGCCGTAGTCGGGCGCGCCCGTGACGATGAGGCCGAGCGTGCGCGTGCGCCGGGTGACGAGCGCGCGGGCGGCCGGCGACGGCACGTAGCGCAGCTGCTTGATGGCCTGCTCGACCCGTGCCCGCGTCGCCGGGCGCACGTTGGGGAGATCGTTGAGCACCCGAGAGACGGTCTGGTGGGACACGCCGGCCAGTCGCGCGACGTCGAAGATCGTCGCGACCCTCGCCTTGTCGTCCCGGTCGCTCACCCGCGCTGCGCTCCTGCCCCGCGCCCCTGCGCGATCCTTCTCGTCGATTATCCTGCCCGGGACGGCCCCGCCCGGCTCGGCCCCGCCGAGGCGAAGCGGCCCCGCGGGCCTGCGCGCCCCCTCAGCGCCGCCTCGCCGTGAGCACCCGCTGCAGGATGATGAACACGAGCAGCAGCGCGCCGATGAAGATCTTCGTCCACCACGACGAGAGCGTGCCCTCGAACGTGATGATCGTCTGGATGACGCCCAGCACGAGCACGCCGAGCACCGAGCCGAGCACGAAGCCGTAGCCGCCCGTCAGCAGCGTGCCGCCGATGACGACCGCGGCGATCGCGTCGAGCTCCGTGCCGATCGCGGTGAGCGGATACCCCGACAGCGTGTAGAAGGTGAACAGCACGCCGGCCAGGCCCGAGCAGAAGCCCGAGACGACGTAGACGAGCACCTTCGTGCGCGCCACGGGCAGGCCCATGAGCAGGCCGCTCTGCTCCCCGCCGCCGATCGCGTAGACCGTGCGGCCGAACCGGGTGGCGTGCAGCACCCACACCGCGATCGCCACGACGACGAGGGCGATGATGACGCTCGGCGTGATCGACATGCCGCCGCCGAGCGGGATGCGCGCCACTGCGAGCTGCACGAACGTCTCGTCGGTGATCGAGATCGAGCTCTGGCTGATCACGTAGCAGAGCCCGCGGGCGAGGAACATCGCGGCGAGTGTCGCGATGAACGGCTGCACCTTGAAGACGTGGATCATGAGTCCCACGAGCAGGCCGAGCACGCTCGTGAGCACGAGGATCAGCGGGATCACCGTCCACGGCGACCACCCGGTCTGCAGCAGGCTCGCGGCGATCATGCCGCTGAGGGCGACGACCGCGCCGACCGAGAGGTCGATGCCGCCGGTGAGGATCACGAACGTCATGCCGACCGCGAGCACGATGAGGTACGCGTTGTCGACGAGCAGGTTGAGGAACACCTGCCCCGAGAAGAAGCCGCGGTAGCGCACCCCGCCGATCACGAAGATGGCGAGGAACAGCACGGCGGTCACGGTGACGGGTCCGTACTTGGGGCTGGTGAGCAAGGCACGGATGCCGCTGCCGAGAGACCGGCCCGAGGGCCCGGGCTGTCCGGGGCCGGCGGGGCGCTTGGCGCGGCCGGGGCGAGCGGGGGCGTCGAGGAGCTTCGTCATGATACGGCGGCCCCCTTTCCGGCGCGAACGGCCAGTCGTCGTCGGAACCCGCTCAGCGCCTCGGCGGTGGTGGGCGACTGCAGGAGGCACACCACGGTCACGACCGCGGCCTTGAACACCATGGTCGCGATCGGCGGGATACCGACGGTGTACACCGTGGTCACGAGCGTCTGGATCACGAGCGCGCCCACGAGCGTGCCGAGGAGCGAGTAGCGGCCGCCGGCGAGCGACGTGCCGCCGATGACCACGGCGAGGATCGCATCGAGCTCGATGAACAGGCCCGTGTTGTTCGCGTCGGCGGCGGCGGTGTTCGCGGTGAGGATGAGGCCCGCGATCGCCGCGCAGAACGCGCAGAACGTGTAGACCGCGAAGAGCAGCCCGCGGGCGCGCACGCCCGCCTGGCGGCTCGCCTCGGGGTTGATGCCGACGGACTCGATGAACATGCCGAGCGCGGTGCGCCTCGTGATGAGCGCCGCGGCGCCGAACACGACGGCTGCGATGATCACGGCGATCGGGATGCCGAACCAGAATCCCGACCCGAGCGCCTTGAACGGCGGGCTGTTCACGGTGATGATCTGGCCCTCGGTGATGAGCATCGCGACACCGCGGCCCGCGGTCATGAGGATGAGCGTCGCGATGATCGGCTGGATGCCGAGCACCGCCACGAGGAACCCGTTCCACACGCCGAGCACGAGCGAGATGAGCAGCGCCACGGCCACCGCGACGGCGACCGTCGCGGGGCTCGCCGGCTCGGGCGACCCGAGGATGATCGAGCACGCGACCGCGCCGGAGATGGCGGCGACCGCGCCGACCGAGAGGTCGATGCCGCGCGTGGCGATGACGAGCGTCATGCCGACCGCGATGATGAGCGTCGGCGCGCCGTTCCGCAGGATGTCGATGAGGCTCCCGAAGAGGTGCCCCTCGCGCACGGTGACGGTGAAGAAGCCGGGGAACGCGACGAGGTTGATCGCGAACAGGACGAGCAGCATCACGATCGGCCAGAACAGCCG is a genomic window containing:
- the yjfF gene encoding galactofuranose ABC transporter, permease protein YjfF; this encodes MTKLLDAPARPGRAKRPAGPGQPGPSGRSLGSGIRALLTSPKYGPVTVTAVLFLAIFVIGGVRYRGFFSGQVFLNLLVDNAYLIVLAVGMTFVILTGGIDLSVGAVVALSGMIAASLLQTGWSPWTVIPLILVLTSVLGLLVGLMIHVFKVQPFIATLAAMFLARGLCYVISQSSISITDETFVQLAVARIPLGGGMSITPSVIIALVVVAIAVWVLHATRFGRTVYAIGGGEQSGLLMGLPVARTKVLVYVVSGFCSGLAGVLFTFYTLSGYPLTAIGTELDAIAAVVIGGTLLTGGYGFVLGSVLGVLVLGVIQTIITFEGTLSSWWTKIFIGALLLVFIILQRVLTARRR
- a CDS encoding LacI family DNA-binding transcriptional regulator produces the protein MSDRDDKARVATIFDVARLAGVSHQTVSRVLNDLPNVRPATRARVEQAIKQLRYVPSPAARALVTRRTRTLGLIVTGAPDYGPSSTALHFNEAARDARYSVITASMLETDAPSLRSAAELLVRQNVEAIVLIAAQRAALDALDGVELGVPIIAVASEDRGGMHRVWLDQYGGARLAVEHLIGLGHREIRHVSGPSAAMDAAERIRGWSAALGEHGLPAREPLAGDWSPGSGYVHGRALARDLEATAVFVANDQMALGVMHALAEAGRSVPHDVSVVGFDDIPEAAYFAPPLTTVRQDFDALGRDAMAGVLAVLGDDDRLMPTPTLPELVVRASTGAPIHDRVAVGS
- a CDS encoding ABC transporter permease, with the protein product MSALLARLVAHRLFWPIVMLLVLFAINLVAFPGFFTVTVREGHLFGSLIDILRNGAPTLIIAVGMTLVIATRGIDLSVGAVAAISGAVACSIILGSPEPASPATVAVAVAVALLISLVLGVWNGFLVAVLGIQPIIATLILMTAGRGVAMLITEGQIITVNSPPFKALGSGFWFGIPIAVIIAAVVFGAAALITRRTALGMFIESVGINPEASRQAGVRARGLLFAVYTFCAFCAAIAGLILTANTAAADANNTGLFIELDAILAVVIGGTSLAGGRYSLLGTLVGALVIQTLVTTVYTVGIPPIATMVFKAAVVTVVCLLQSPTTAEALSGFRRRLAVRAGKGAAVS
- a CDS encoding alpha/beta fold hydrolase, translated to MTDYVTSADGTRIGFDRVGSGPPVVLVGGAMQFRAFDPTTTEMAGHLARHGFEVVNYDRRGRGDSPAEAPITLAQTLDDLRALIDELTEGADDAVALFGNSSGASIALAAAAAGLPVSKLVFFEAPLDAELGHEGAVFLDELRERIAAGDRTGTLEVYMADMPPEWIEGAKQSEAWTTMLAIAPSLEPDAESLAWTQTAPRRELWAGITQPTLALVGTETMDFMDAAADSLVANLPHAQKRAIEASDHRWEPRTLALVIAEFLVG